DNA sequence from the bacterium genome:
CCAGCGGGTCGATGCGACGATCGGGCACGACGGCGCGCTCGCTGCGGCGGGCGGCGGCGCGCACGCGGGCGATCACGCGCCGGCCGTCCTCGTCCTCGTGCCAGCGCCGGCGGTACTCGACGAGCGCCTGGCGGAAGCGCTCGTCGCTCGCGAGCAGCGGGCCGAGCAGCGCGTCCTGTCCCTCCGGCAGCCGGCTCGAGCACGGCCGGCGGAGATTCACCGCCAGCTCCAGCGTGAGGTCGATGCCCATCCACGGGCGGGTGTCCATCAGCCAGAGGTAGGTGAGAACGTCGTCGCCGTCGTACTCGAGGCCGTGGCGCGTGGTGGCGAGGAGCGCCTGGGCCGCCTCGGCGCGCCCGACGCCGACGAGGCAGAGCGGGAAGCGCTCCATGAGGGCCCAGTCGCGATTGACGTACGAGAACACCCGCGCCAGCGCACGCCCGCCGGCGCGGCGGCGGAGCGTGTCGCCGAGGTTCGACGGCAGCCCGTGCAGGGTGACACCGAAGCTGTCGAGCCAGTGCGCGAACTGCTCCACCTGCGTGCAGAGCGGATCGGGATACGCCTCGCGCAGGTCGTCGTGCGCCTCCCAGACGTCGCGGATCAGCTGCATCGGCGCGAGCAACGCGAACTCGCCGGCGAGCGAGTTCAGGTCGTCGGCCAGGTGGCGGTGCCCCGTCGTCGCCGCGCGCGCCGCGAGCGCCAGCACGTCGTCGCCGAGCGGCGCGGCCATGTCCGCGACGAGCGCGGGCGTCTCGTCGCGGGCGCGGGCGACCTGCTGGAGCAGCCGGCGCGTCGGCAGCGTCGGCCGATGGCGGCAGAAGAGCGCCTCGTAGTCGTACTCGACGAGGCCGTGCCGCACGATCCAGACGAGGAAGCCCTTCGGCGACAGCGGCGCGTCGGGATAGCCGACCTGGAGGTCGGCGCGCTCGCGATAGATCGCGTCGAACAGCACCGGCACGATGCTACCGAGGTACGGCACGGGCGAGAGCAGCGCGCGGCAGTACCAGCGCTCGCCCTCCGGCGTCCACGGATCGAGGTCGCGGTAGAGGAACTCCTCGTGCTCCTTGAAGATGTCCCGCATCCGCGTGTCGATGCGAATGCCGGAGGGGAAGCGGTCGAAGCCGTAGCCGCGGGCGGTGTACGCCGCCGCGCCCGCGCCGAGGAGCTCGTCGGCGTAGGTCTCGTAGAGGCGTGCGAGCGACGGCAGGTGCAGGAGCGAGTAGCGGTTCTGGTGCCGCGACAGCGTCGTCGGGTCGAAGGGCGAGAAGCCGCTGAAGTGGAACGCGACCAGCGGCCTGCCGTCGACCAGCCAGCCCGCGCCGCCGTCGAGCCCGGCCCAGCGCACGGAGCGGTCGTGCAGGTTCCAGTACGCGACGTCGTAGGCCGGATCGCGCAACACGTGGACGCGGTCGGCGAACGCGATCACCCAGTTGAACGCGTTCTGCTCCATCTGCCCGCCCTGCGACGGCAGGAACGCGCCCTCGCGCGTGACCAGCTGCTCCCACTGGGCGAGGAAGCGGGTGCTCGCCTCCCCCATCGTCATGGCGAAGAGGCCCGCGTTCAGCACGCCGGCGTACGCGAGGTCGCCCAGCGACGGCCGCTCCCAGAGCCGCTCGGGATTGGGCAGCGGCGCGAGCGTGTGCGGCACCGCCACGACGTCGGCGTGGTCGAGCGCCGCGAGGAGCGCGTCCATGCGCGCGTACAGGCGGATATCGGCGTCGAGGTACACGACGCGGTCGAATCCCAGCTCGCGGCCGGCGAACTGCACCGCCGCCGGCTTGAGGGCGCAGCAGAGATCGGTCGCGGAGTACTTGAGCGCGAGATACGGCAGGCGGTCGACGCCGAGCGCCGGCGCCGGCACGGTCGTCGCGTCGGCCACACCCAGGTCCTCGGGCTCGTACCCGTCCGCCAGGACGACGAGCACCGGCAGCTCCGGATGCTTGGCCCGCACCGACGCCGCGAGGACCTTCGCGAAGTGCAGATGGTCGCGCGTGCACACGGTGACGACGCAGGCTCCTCCCGTGTCCGTCCGGCGCCGCGAGCGGCCGTCGTCGTCCGCGACGAGACACGCGGGCACCGCGGTGGGATCGGCCGGCTCGGGCGCGGCGTCGACGCGCGCGAAGTGCGGATGGCCGAGCGCCGCGCCGATCGCGGGCAACGAGGGCGTGGGCTCGAGCGGCAGCGGCTCGCGCACGAGCTGGCGGCCCATCTGCGCCACCAGGCTCGTCGGATGCCCGCCCACGCGGTGTGCCCACTGGCCGAGCGGGAGCCACGTCGTCCACACCTCGCCGCGGGTGCCCGGCGTCCGCGTCCAGGCCGGCGTCGCGCGCGCGTCGCGCAGACCCTCGAGCCGCGGCGCGCGCTCGAGCGGCGTCGCCGACCACAGCCGCAGCGTGCACGTGCCGCGGGCGAGCACCGTCACCGGGTCCTCGGTGACGACCGAGAGGAACCAGTCGCTCGCCTGGAGGGCGAACGGGCCGAGCACGACCTCGCCGCGCCGCTGCGTGTGGAACACCAGTCGGAAGGTCGTGCGGAGACGCGCGCTCGGCTCCCACGGCACGAAGCCCTGGAAGCGGGCGAAGCGCGCACCTGCCTCGGCAGGGTACTCCTCCGCGACGTCGACGCTCGGCAGGCCGACGGTGAGCGGCGCCACGCCGCCGTCGTCGGTGTACGCCTCCGCGTGCGTGACGACGTCGTCGCGCAGCAGCAGCCAGCCGACGACGGCATTGTGGCGGGCGTCGGCGGCCGGGCGCTCGACGGCCCAAGCCGGCGCCGCGGTATTCAGGTCGCGCGGCGCGGCGACGACGTCTTCGAAGCTCCATTCTCCGTCCATGCGTCGGACCCCGCGCGCAGGTCGCGCCGACCCCTCGATCCCCTCCCCCCCGACGGGCAGCTCGAGCGCGGGGGGTGGTGTACCCGCGCACGTCGCCCGTTGTCCAGTCAGAGGCGTGCCCGCTGCGCGACGAGCCGCCGATCGGCGGGGAAGCGCGCGAGCGCATCGGCGAGCGCGCCCTCGGCCTCGGCCGTGGCCCCGGCGCGGAGGAGGTCCTCGACGTACTTCCAGTGCCAGTGCGGCTGGTCGGGCTCGAGCTCGAGCGCGCGTCGATGCGCGGCGGCGGCCTCGCCGGGACGCCCGAGGCCGGTGAGGAGATTGGCCGCGTGGTGGTGGAACTCGCCGACGAAGGGAGAACGCTCGATGCCGCCCTGCACGGCCGCCAAGGCGGCCTCGAGCTGCCCGAAGGTCGCAAGCACCTCGCTCGCGTACCGCCAGACGAAGGCGTCGCGCGCGCCGGCCGACAGCGCCCGCCGCGCGTGCCCCACGGCCGCGTCACGATCGCCCAGCCGCATGCAGATCGACGCCAGGTGAACGCGATCGCCCGCGTCGTCGGGACGCAGGGCGACCAGCCGCTCGGCGACGGCGCGGGCGCCTACGAGGTCGGCCATCGTGCGGCGGACGTGGAGGTTGCTCACCCGGCGCAACGCGAGGGCGTCGCCGGGCTCCAGCTCCGCCGCGGAGGTGGCGGCGGCGATCGCCTCGTCGAGGCGCCCCAGCCGCGCGAGGAGGTCGGCGCGGGCGCCGAGAAGATAGCGGTTGCGGGGCTCGAGGGCGCGGGCCGCGTCGAGGTGTCCGAGCGCGCCGAGGAGATCGCCGGCGGCGCAGGCCTGCTCGGCCTCGTAGACCGGCGTCACCGGGCTGCGGCGATGGTCGACGTCGGCGAGGAGGCGGCCGGGCCGCAGCTCCGGCAGATGCTCGCAGAGCAGGGACTCGAACGCCGCGAGCAGCTCGGCGTCGAGATACGGGCTGTCGGTGCGCCGGCGACGGGTGAAGCGCTCGGGCGCCTCCTCGGCCGGCGCGGCGCGATGGCCGGCGACCGCGCCGACGGCGGCCGCGAGGCGCGCGTCGTCGACCTCGACGCCGCAAGCGGCGGTGAGCTGCCGCAACGCCGCCGCGGGATCGGCGACCAGGTCGTCGTACGGCAGGTGCAGGTGCGCCGCCGGTGGCCGGTGCACCCACTTCTCGACGAAGCGTTGGTAGTAGGACGCCTTGCGACCGAGCCACAGCACCGACTCGTCGCGATCGGCGGCACGCGCCTCGCCCTCGAAGCGGGCGAGGTGCTCGCGGTCGGAGAGCGTGCTCATCACCGGATCCCGCGTCTGCACGACGTAGAGCACGCCCGGGACGTCGGTCGGCAGGTCGAGCGCGAGGTCGTGGTGCTTCTGGAAGCGGATCGCCCCCGCCGTCGGCACGGCGCACGGGATTCGCCGGCAGCAGCCGGCCTCGGCGTAGAACTCGCAGTAGCGGATGCCGTCGCCCAGCAGCGCCGTCAGCAGGTCGACGAGGAAATGATGCCCCGAGCGCGGGATCGACGCGCCCACGAGATGGGCGCCGGCGGTCGTCTGGCCGTCGAGCATCGGGCGCGCAGAGTATGCGACGAGCGGGGCGCGTTGCCACTGCGACGGGTACGTTGACATCCCGGGCGCCCGGCGCCATCTGCATTGGCTCCCGAGCGCCGATGCCGAACTCCGTCCCCGCCGCGCTGATGCTGCGCCGTATCTACCCGTGGCTCGGGAAGGCCGTGCACGCACGCTGGTCGCGCAGCCGCGCGCTGTACCAGCAGGAGGCGGGCGATCTCCTCATGGAGCTGTCGCGCTACCAGGGCCGCATGCCGCCGGAGCTGGCGCTGCGGCTCGAGGGCTTCCTCGGCCGGCTGCACAAGGAGTGGTTCCCGAAGACGTGGCGGCGCAACCCCACCTACGGCGAGGTGGTGGCCGACTTCCGCTGGTGGCTCTCCGTCGCCGAGCGCTGGCGCGAGGCCCCGCCGAAGCGCAACGGCACCCGCGACGCCGCCGGCGCCACGAAGACGACGAAGCCGAAGGAGCCGCTCTCGAAGCAGCCGACGCAGCTCCTGCGCATCCTCGCCCTGCCGCCGAACTGCACGCAGAAGCGCTTCATGCGCGTCTGGCGGAAGTTCCTGAAGGAGAACCACCCCGACCTGAACCCCGAGCAGACCGCCGACGAGCGCCGCCGCTTCGCCGAGGCCGTCTCGCTCTGGCGGCGCTGAGCGGCTCAGGCCGGAGCGTCGTCGCCCGCGGGACGCAGCGGCGGGTTCGCGTCGGACGGCGGTGCCGTCCCCTCGTCCGCGGGCCGCGGCGGCGGCGTCGCGCCGACGCCCTCGTCGCGATCGAGGAGCGCGTTCAGCTCGCCGCCGAGCAGCAGGAACAGCGCGAGGAGATACATCCACAGCAGCAGGATGATCACCGCGCCGAGCGACCCGTAGGTCCGGTCGTACGAGCCGAAGCGCGACACGTACGTCGAGAACGCCAGCGAGGTCGCCCCGAAGCCGAGCGTGAACAGCACCGAGCCGGGCGAGAACCAGCGCCAGGGCAGCTCGACGTCCGGGCAGGCGTCGTAGATGGTGGCCACGACGAGCGTCACGGCGGCGATCACGACGAGCCAGTTGGCCGCCAGCAGGCCGACGCCGCCGAGGGGGCCGAGGTAGCCGGCCACCCAGCGCGCGAGCGGCGTGCTGCCGACGGCGAGCACGAAGGCGAGGATCATGAAGAACGACAGCGCCACCGTGAGCCAGAGCGCGCGCAGGCGCACCCGCCACCACGGCCGCGTCTCCTCGACGCCGTAGGCGACGTTCAGCGCGTCGGCGACGCCGGCGAGCGCCGCCGACGCGCTCCACAGCGCCAGGCCCGCGCCGAGCGACAGCAGCCCGCTACGCGGCTGCGCCAGGATGCCCCGAATGGTGGTCTCGAGCATCCCGAACGCGGTATCCGGGACGAACTGCGCCGCCTGCTCGAGCAGCCAGTCCTCGATCCCGCCCACGCCCGGCAGCATCGTGACGAGCGACAGCAGGAAGAGCAGGAACGGGAACAGCGCGAAGAAGAAGTAGTACGACAGCGCCGCCGCGAGGGTCGCGATGCGATCGTCGGAGATGCGCGTGCGCAGGGCGTTGAGGAGCTGCCCCGGCCGGCGCACCCGCTGGCGAAGCGCATGCCAGGAGCTGGCCGTGGCCGACACGCGGCCCCGCGACGCGGCGATCGCCATCACGTCCCGTGATAGCAGATCGCGGCGCGATCAGTCCCACCAGTCGAGCGTGCCGCGCATCGCCCGGACGTAATCCTCGAACGACAGCTGGCGATGGGCGGCCGCGATCATCTCCGCGTCGCGGCCCGCGAGCGTGCGCAGCGGCGCCTGCGGGTCGTGGGCCACGCGCACCACGAGGTCGGCGACCTCCTGCGGGTCGGCCCTCCTGCCCTCGGGCACGACCTTGTGCATCGCCCGGTCGAAGCGCTCGGAGCGCTCCCAGTACGGCGACGCCGGTCCGAACCCGGCCCCGGTCCAGGCGTTGTCGAGGAGGCGCGTCGCGTACTGTCCCGGCTCGACGAGCGCGACGCGGATGCCGAACGGCGCGACCTCGAGCGCCAGCGCCTCGGAGAGCCCCTCGAGCGCGTGCTTGCTCGCCGAGTAGAGCCCGCCGAACGGCCGCGCCACGAGGCCGGCGACCGACGAGACGTTGACGATCGCGCCCCGCCCCCGCGCCCGCATGCCCGGCAGCACGGCGCGGATCAGGCGCAGGGTGCCGAAGACGTTGGTCTCGAACTGCCGGCGCACGTCGGCGTCGGAGGCGTCCTCGATCGACGAGCGGCACTCGATGCCGGCGTTGTTGACGAGGACGTCGATCGGCCCCCGCGCCAGCGCGCCGGCGACGGCCTCGCCGACCGACGCCGCGTCGTCGACGTCGCAGCGTTCGACGACCAGCGTACCCGCTGCGTCCGCGGCCGCCGCGCGCAGGCGCTCGCCCTTCGCCGGCGTGCGCATGGTGGCGGTGACGTGATCGCCGCGGCGCGCGAAGGCGAGCGCGGCGAGCTCGCCGAAGCCGCTGCTGCACCCGGTGACGAAGACGTTGGCCATGCGTCGCCTCCTCCCGGCCTCCCTTTAGCCCCGGGTCGGGCGCGGACACCAGCCGGGCCGGCGGCGGCCGCTCACGCCGCGGCGGCGCCCGACCCCCGCGGATCGTAGCCGAGGTTCGGCGCCAGCCAGCGCTCGACCTCGGCGACGGTCATACCCTTGCGGCGGGCGTAGTCGGCGACCTGATCGCGGTCGATGCGGCCGACGGGGAAGTACCGCGCCTCGGGATGGCCGAGGTAGATGCCGCTGACGCTCGCCGCCGGCAGCATGGCGAAGTGGTCGGTGAGCGTGATGCCGACCGCCGGCGCGTCGAGCAGCGCGAAGAGCGCCGTCTTCTCCGTGTGGTCCGGGCAGGCCGGGTAGCCGAAGGCCGGACGGATGCCGCGGAAGCGCTCGTGCAGCAGCGCCGGCACGTCGAGCCGCTCGTCGGGGGCGTACCAGGCCCGGCGTGCGCGCTCGTGCAGCAGCTCGGCGAAGGCCTCGGCCAGGCGGTCGGCCAGGGCCTTCACGATGATCGCCTGGTAGTCGTCGCGCGCCGCCTCGTAGGCGGCGGCGAGCGCGTCGCAGCCGATGCCGGCCGTGACGGCGAACGCGCCGACGTGGTCGTCGAGCCCGCTCGCCCCCGGCGCGACGAAATCGGCGAGCGACCAGTGCGACTCCGCCGCGCCGCGGCTCGCCTGCTGGCGGAGCATGTGGAAGCGCGTCTGCTCCGTCTGGCGGGTCTCGTCGGTGAAGAGGACGACGTCGTCGCCGTCGCGCGCCGCGGGCCAGAAGCCGTAGACGCCGCGCACCGTGAGCAGCCGCTCGCGCACGATGCGGTCCAGCACCGCCTGGGCGTTGGTCCACAGATCGCGGGCCGCCTCGCCGTACTTCGGGTCGTCGAGGACGTCGGGGAACTTCCCGGGCAGCTCCCAGGCGGTGAAGAAGAAACGCCAGTCGACGTACGGGACGAGCTGCTCCAGCGTCACGTCGTCGACCACGCGGCGGCCGAGGAACTGCGGGCGCGCGACGACGTCCGGGCTCCAGGCAAGCTTCGGCGCCGCGGCACGCGCGGCCGCCAGCGGGTCGAGCGGCCGCGCCACCTTCTGCGCGAAGACGTCGCGGATGCGGGCCTGCTCGCTGCGGTTCTCGGCGTCCAGCACGGCGCGCTTGTCGGCATCGAGGAGGCTCGCCACGACGTGCACCGCGCGCGAGGCGTCGAGCACGTGCACCGTCGGCCGCCCGTAGGCCGGGGCGACCTTCACCGCCGTGTGCTCGCGGCTCGTCGTCGCGCCGCCGATCAAGAGCGGCAGCTCGAAGCCGAGGCGTTCCATCTCGCTCGCGACGTGCACCATCTCGTCGAGCGACGGGGTGATGAGGCCGGAGAGGCCGACGATGTCCGCCTGCTGCTCCTTCGCGGTCGCGAGGATCTTCTCGCACGGCACCATGACGCCGAGGTCGATCACCTCGTAGCTGTTGCAGCCGAGGACGACGCCCACGATGTTCTTGCCGATGTCGTGCACGTCGCCCTTCACGGTGGCGAGCAGCACCTTGCCGGCGCTGCGCCCGCCGCCCGCCGCGGCCTTCTCGGCCTCCATGAACGGCTCCAGCCAGGCGACCGCCCGCTTCATCGCGCGCGCGCTCTTCACGACCTGCGGCAGGAACATCTTGCCGGCGCCGAAGAGGTCGCCGACGATCTTCATGCCGTCCATGAGCGGCCCCTCGATGACGTCGAGCGGCTTCGGGTACGCGAGCCGCGCCTCCTCCGCGTCGGCCTCGATGAAGTCGACGACGCCGTGGACGAGCGCGTACGCGAGCCGCTTCTCGACCGGCGCCTCACGCCACGCGAGATCCTGCTCGCGCTTCTTCCCCTGCCCCTTCACGCGGTCGGCGTAGGCGACGAGCCGCTCGGTGGCGTCGGACCGGCGGTTCCAGAGCACGTCCTCGACGAGCTCGCGCAGCTCGGCGGGAATGTCCTCGTAGACGGCGAGCTGGCCGGCGTTGACGATGCCCATGTCCATGCCCGCGGCGATGGCGTGGTAGAGGAACGCCGCGTTCATCGCCTCGCGCACGGCGTTGTTGCCGCGGAAGGCGAACGACAGGTTCGAGACGCCGCCGCTCACCTTCGCGCCGGGACAGGTCGCCTTGATGATCCGCGTCGCCTCGATGAAGCTCTTGGCGTAGTCCGCGTGCTCCTCGAGCCCCGTGCCGACGGCGAGGATGTTCGGATCGAAGATGACGTCGAGCGGATCGAAGCCCGCCTGCTCGACGAGGAGCCTGTAGGCGCGCTGGCAGATCGCGACCCGCCGCGGCGTGGTGTCGGCCTGGCCGGTCTCGTCGAAGGCCATGACCACGACGCCGGCGCCGTAGCGCCGCACCAGCATCGCCTTGTGCAGGAACTCGGCCTCGCCCTCCTTCAGGCTGATCGAGTTCACCACCGGCTTGCCCTGGATGCACTTCAGGCCGGCCTCGATGACCGACCACTTCGAGCTGTCGACCACGATCGGCACGCGCGCCACCTCCGGCTCGGTGGCGACCAGGTTCAGGAACGTCGTCATGGCGCGCTCGGAGTCGAGGAGACCCTCGTCCATGTTGACGTCGATCAGGTTCGCGCCGCCGCGCACCTGATCGAGCGCGACGGTGAGCGCGCCGGTCCAGTCGCTCTGCTTCACCAGCCCGGCGAACCTGGCCGAGCCGGTGACGTTGGTGCGCTCGCCGATCATGGTGAAGGTGCCGTCGGGGCGCAGGGTCAGCGTCTCGAGGCCGCTGAATCGGGTGAGCGCCGGCGGCGTGGCGCGGACCCGCGGCGGCAGGCCCTCGACCGCTTCGGCGATGGCGCGGATGTGGTCGGGCGTCGTGCCGCAGCAGCCGCCGACCAGGTTGATCAGATTCGCCGCGGCGAACTCGCGCAGCAGCGCGCCCGTCGTGTCGGGCGTCTCGTCGTAGCCGCCGAAGGCGTTCGGCAGCCCGGCGTTCGGGTAGCAGCTGACGAACGAGGGCGTGATCGCCGCGAGCTCGGCGAGATACGGTCGCATCTCCTGCGCCCCGAGCGCGCAGTTGATGCCGACCAGCAGCGGGCGGGCGTGGGCGATCGAGGTGTGGAACGCGTCGATCGTCTGGCCGGACAGCGTGCGGCCGCTGCGGTCGGTGATCGTCACCGAGATCATGATCGGCAGCCGGACGCCGCGCACGGCGAAGACCTCCTCGATCGCGACCAGCGCCGCCTTCGCGTTCAGCGTGTCGAAGATGGTCTCGACGAGGAGCAGGTCGACGCCGCCGTCGAGCAGGCCGTGCACCTGCTCGGCGTACGCCTCGCGCACCTGGTCGAAGGTGACGTTGCGGAAGGTCGGATCGTCGACGTCGGGCGAGATCGACAGCGTACGGTTCGTCGGGCCGATCGCGCCGGCGACGAAGCGCGGCCGCTCGGGCGTGCGCGCCGTGGCGGCGTCGGCGGCCTCGCGGGCGAGGCGTGCGGCGGCGACGTTCAGCTCGCGGCAGAGCGGCTCGAGCGCATAGTCGGCCTGGGAGATGGCGTTGCTGCTGAAGGTGTTGGTCTCGACGAGATCGGCGCCGGCGTCGAGGTACTGGTCGTGGATCTCGCGGATCACGTCGGGCCGCGTCAGCACGAGCAGCTCGTTGTCGCCCTTCAGGTCGCGGCCGTGGTCCGCGAAGCGCGTGCCCCGGTAGTCCGCCTCGCCCAGCCGGTAGCGCTGGATCATCGTGCCCATCGCGCCGTCGAGGACGAGGATGCGCCGGGTGAGCAGCCCCTCGAGGGTGCGGGCGACGTCGGTCGTGGTCATGCGGTCTCCTTGCGCGCGAACGCGGTGACGACCTCGAAGTTGGGGGGCCGGCGCTCGCGCGCGACCACCTCGCAGGCGTCGACGGCGAGGCCGGCGCCGGCGAGCAGCGCGCGCAGCGCGGCGGGCGTGAAGCCCGGCTGGACGTGCCCGTAGGGGGCGGTCGCGTCGAGATGCCGGTGCGCGTTCAGCGTCACGAGGGCGACGCGGCCGGCGGGACGCAGCACCCGCGCCGTCTCGGCGAGGACGCGGCCGGGCTCGCGCGTGCTGGCGAGGACGTGGAACAGCAGCACCTGGTCGAAGGCGGCGTCGGCGAGCGGCATCGCCTCGACCGCGCCGTGCGCGAAGCGCACGTTGGCGGCACCGCGCAGCCGCGCGCGCGCGGCCTCGAGCACGCGGCGGCTGCGGTCGAGGCAGGTGACGGTGCGCGCGCGCGGTGCGAGCAGCTGCGCGACGGCGCCGTCGCCCGAGCCGCCGTCGAGGACGTCGCCCAGCGTCAGCAGGCCGAGGAAGCCGCGCGCCATCGCCTCCCAGGTGCGGCCGGGCGAGTAGTGCCGCTCCATCTGCCCGGCGACGCTGTCCGGCCAGGTTGCGGCACCGTCGCGCGCGCGCACCAGGCGCTCGGCGCGGGCGGCGTCGGAGCGCAGCAGCTCGTCGTCGACCTCGCCCTCGACGAGCGCCCACAGGCGCCGCACGTCGGCGGGCATGGCGCCGTCGTTGAGGGCGTAGAAGGTGGACGCGCCCTGCCGGCGATCGCGCAGCACGCCGGCCTCGCGCAGCTTGCCGAGATGGGTGGAGACCCGGCTCTGCGCCAGCTCCGTCACCCCGGTCAGCTCGGCGACCGTCAGCTCGTGGCGGGCGAGGAGCGCCGCCAGGCGCACGCGGGTGGCGTCACCGAAGAGGTGGAGAAGATCGAGCGTTTCCGCCAGCGAAGGCAATTATCCGTCCATCCTGATGACTGGATAGAGACAGCCACACAGATGGACGAGGCCTCCCGGGCTGTCAACCCCGAAGCCCCTGCGGACGCTACGGGCAGGTGCCGGGCCGGCGCGTCCTCACGCCGGCGCTACGGCGTCCTGCGACAGCCCGAGCACGCGCCACAGCGGCTGCACCGCCGGCGGCACGAGCCCGACCTCCTCGCAGAGGCCCCGCACCTTCGCCAGCGCCTCGAGCGTGCGCGCCTTGTGCACGGGGTTGTTCGTGTACGCCGCGGCGATGACGTCCTTCGGGATGCCGTAGGTGGCGATGATGCGCGGCGACGGCCGCATCATCATCTGCGCCATGGTGGCGAGGATGAACGGCGCGCGCCACGAGACCACGGCACGGCGCAGCCCGCGCAGCTTCGGCGCGTTCTGCTTGAGGAAGTGGCGCGCGAAGCAGAGGTGCCGCGCCTCCTCGGTGACGTGGATCTGCATGATGCGGCGGAGCAGCGGGTGCAGCTCGCGACCGCCGCGCAACGCCTGGCGCTGCACGTGATCGATCGGGTCCTCGCCGCCCAGCACGAAGACGAAGAACAGCTCGGGGAAGCGGCGTCCGAAGCGCACGACCTGGCGCGCCCCGAAGCGCGCCCACCACGGCAGTCCCGGCAGATCGAAGCCGGTGCGGTTCACGAACTCCTGGAACATGAGCCCGTGCTGCGCCTCCTCGATCACCTCGTGGTAGACGTAACGGAA
Encoded proteins:
- a CDS encoding glycosyltransferase family 4 protein; this translates as MDGEWSFEDVVAAPRDLNTAAPAWAVERPAADARHNAVVGWLLLRDDVVTHAEAYTDDGGVAPLTVGLPSVDVAEEYPAEAGARFARFQGFVPWEPSARLRTTFRLVFHTQRRGEVVLGPFALQASDWFLSVVTEDPVTVLARGTCTLRLWSATPLERAPRLEGLRDARATPAWTRTPGTRGEVWTTWLPLGQWAHRVGGHPTSLVAQMGRQLVREPLPLEPTPSLPAIGAALGHPHFARVDAAPEPADPTAVPACLVADDDGRSRRRTDTGGACVVTVCTRDHLHFAKVLAASVRAKHPELPVLVVLADGYEPEDLGVADATTVPAPALGVDRLPYLALKYSATDLCCALKPAAVQFAGRELGFDRVVYLDADIRLYARMDALLAALDHADVVAVPHTLAPLPNPERLWERPSLGDLAYAGVLNAGLFAMTMGEASTRFLAQWEQLVTREGAFLPSQGGQMEQNAFNWVIAFADRVHVLRDPAYDVAYWNLHDRSVRWAGLDGGAGWLVDGRPLVAFHFSGFSPFDPTTLSRHQNRYSLLHLPSLARLYETYADELLGAGAAAYTARGYGFDRFPSGIRIDTRMRDIFKEHEEFLYRDLDPWTPEGERWYCRALLSPVPYLGSIVPVLFDAIYRERADLQVGYPDAPLSPKGFLVWIVRHGLVEYDYEALFCRHRPTLPTRRLLQQVARARDETPALVADMAAPLGDDVLALAARAATTGHRHLADDLNSLAGEFALLAPMQLIRDVWEAHDDLREAYPDPLCTQVEQFAHWLDSFGVTLHGLPSNLGDTLRRRAGGRALARVFSYVNRDWALMERFPLCLVGVGRAEAAQALLATTRHGLEYDGDDVLTYLWLMDTRPWMGIDLTLELAVNLRRPCSSRLPEGQDALLGPLLASDERFRQALVEYRRRWHEDEDGRRVIARVRAAARRSERAVVPDRRIDPLALPEQTGDDATTPGPRAAPGVNLFGYFLSPIGLGSMTRGLAKALRAAGIAVAENVVGNVAMEADVRPEHFLRRWDWRYETNLFVSYPHLREHLLHALPEYMVRDRRNVAYLAWEQRDALHWWVDAYRDFDQVWALSAFAATSLTRVLERPVLDVPCVLDTAAFPPAATKADWGLPEDACVFLYVFDANSSIERKNPEAALEAFAQAFGRRRDVLLLVKASNAHRLTHRTRLRALARRAEQLGCNVRFLTRHLPTPDILRLISAVDCYVSLHRSEGFGYTCAEAMAYGRPVIATGYSGNLDFMSDDDSFLVMAGETPVTVADGPFQRGSVWAEPSIAHAAELMGLVQREPERARAVGWRGREAVRQKLSPEAIGERVARALVG
- a CDS encoding sulfotransferase produces the protein MLDGQTTAGAHLVGASIPRSGHHFLVDLLTALLGDGIRYCEFYAEAGCCRRIPCAVPTAGAIRFQKHHDLALDLPTDVPGVLYVVQTRDPVMSTLSDREHLARFEGEARAADRDESVLWLGRKASYYQRFVEKWVHRPPAAHLHLPYDDLVADPAAALRQLTAACGVEVDDARLAAAVGAVAGHRAAPAEEAPERFTRRRRTDSPYLDAELLAAFESLLCEHLPELRPGRLLADVDHRRSPVTPVYEAEQACAAGDLLGALGHLDAARALEPRNRYLLGARADLLARLGRLDEAIAAATSAAELEPGDALALRRVSNLHVRRTMADLVGARAVAERLVALRPDDAGDRVHLASICMRLGDRDAAVGHARRALSAGARDAFVWRYASEVLATFGQLEAALAAVQGGIERSPFVGEFHHHAANLLTGLGRPGEAAAAHRRALELEPDQPHWHWKYVEDLLRAGATAEAEGALADALARFPADRRLVAQRARL
- a CDS encoding YihY/virulence factor BrkB family protein, producing MSATASSWHALRQRVRRPGQLLNALRTRISDDRIATLAAALSYYFFFALFPFLLFLLSLVTMLPGVGGIEDWLLEQAAQFVPDTAFGMLETTIRGILAQPRSGLLSLGAGLALWSASAALAGVADALNVAYGVEETRPWWRVRLRALWLTVALSFFMILAFVLAVGSTPLARWVAGYLGPLGGVGLLAANWLVVIAAVTLVVATIYDACPDVELPWRWFSPGSVLFTLGFGATSLAFSTYVSRFGSYDRTYGSLGAVIILLLWMYLLALFLLLGGELNALLDRDEGVGATPPPRPADEGTAPPSDANPPLRPAGDDAPA
- a CDS encoding SDR family oxidoreductase, whose product is MANVFVTGCSSGFGELAALAFARRGDHVTATMRTPAKGERLRAAAADAAGTLVVERCDVDDAASVGEAVAGALARGPIDVLVNNAGIECRSSIEDASDADVRRQFETNVFGTLRLIRAVLPGMRARGRGAIVNVSSVAGLVARPFGGLYSASKHALEGLSEALALEVAPFGIRVALVEPGQYATRLLDNAWTGAGFGPASPYWERSERFDRAMHKVVPEGRRADPQEVADLVVRVAHDPQAPLRTLAGRDAEMIAAAHRQLSFEDYVRAMRGTLDWWD